One window of Clarias gariepinus isolate MV-2021 ecotype Netherlands chromosome 21, CGAR_prim_01v2, whole genome shotgun sequence genomic DNA carries:
- the araf gene encoding serine/threonine-protein kinase A-Raf codes for MSSTSSCSSSGETSPEDVPRGGGTIRVYLPNKQRTVVNVRSGQTVYDSLDKALKVRGLTQDCCAVFRLLEGRKRLTEWNTDITPLVGEELLVEVLDDVPLTMHNFVRKTFFKLAYCDFCHKFLFNGFRCQTCGYKFHQHCSSKVPTVCVDLDTMKRYAGDCPSGPSEVVPDPIPLDLALTPDPTGSALLSPPSAFHFPMPGGDGSSLQRHRSSSTPNINTILPPAPEAFNLIEEVVKSNSPMGPEFSPKPSTSPPHLGSPGRKPPKSPPERKPVPILDAKRERNPRYRDSSYYWEVPSHQVTMQKRIGAGSFGTVFKGKWHGDVAIKILKVTEPTPEQLQAFRNEMQVLRKTRHVNILLFMGFMTKPHFAIITQWCEGSSLYRHLHVTETKFDTMRRIDVARQTAQGMDYLHAKNIIHRDLKSNNIFLHEGWTVKIGDFGLATVKYRWTGSQQVEQPSGSILWMAPEVIRMQDPNPYTFQSDVYGYGVVLYELMSGTLPYSNINNRDQIIFMVGRGYLSPDLSKLYSNCPKSMKRLIIDCLKFKQDERPLFPQILVSIEQVQDLLPKIERSASEPSLHRAVHAEDLNPLLLHTTRFLPL; via the exons ATGTCCTCCACGTCGTCCTGCTCCTCTTCGGGGGAGACGAGCCCGGAGGATGTTCCCCGAGGAGGAGGAACCATCCGCGTCTACCTCCCCAACAAACAGCGCACGGTG GTGAACGTGCGTTCTGGTCAGACGGTGTACGACAGTCTGGACAAAGCGCTCAAGGTGCGAGGCCTCACTCAGGACTGTTGCGCCGTTTTCCGCCTCCTCGAAGG TCGTAAAAGGCTGACCGAGTGGAACACTGACATCACACCCCTCGTCGGAGAGGAGCTTCTCGTTGAGGTTTTGGACGACGTCCCCCTCACCATGCACAATTTT GTTCGTAAAACCTTCTTCAAGTTAGCGTACTGTGACTTCTGCCACAAGTTCCTGTTCAACGGCTTCCGGTGTCAGACGTGCGGCTACAAGTTCCACCAACACTGCAGCAGCAAAGTACCCACGGTCTGCGTGGACTTGGATACCATGAAacg GTATGCAGGAGACTGTCCGTCGGGCCCTTCTGAAGTCGTGCCCGATCCTATCCCCCTTGACCTCGCCTTAACACCTGACCCTACTGG TTCAGCGCTGCTCTCGCCGCCCTCGGCGTTCCACTTCCCCATGCCGGGTGGGGACGGTTCGTCTCTGCAAAGGCATCGCTCCAGCTCAACTCCCAACATCAACACAATCCTCCCGCCGGCTCCTGAAGCGTTCAACCTCATCGAG GAGGTAGTAAAATCCAACAGCCCAATGg GACCGGAATTCTCTCCCAAACCCTCAACCAGTCCGCCTCACCTCGGTTCTCCAGGTCGGAAACCACCCAAATCGCCACCGGAGCGCAAACCGGTCCCCATCCTAGACGCAAAAAGGGAACGGAATCCG CGTTACAGAGACTCGAGCTACTACTGGGAAGTGCCCTCGCACCAAGTGACCATGCAGAAGCGCATCGGCGCCGGCTCCTTCGGTACCGTCTTCAAGGGCAAGTGGCACGGCGACGTCGCCATCAAGATCCTGAAAGTGACCGAGCCGACGCCGGAGCAGCTGCAGGCCTTCAGGAATGAAATGCAGGTCCTGCG AAAGACGCGCCACGTCAACATCCTGCTGTTCATGGGCTTCATGACGAAGCCGCACTTCGCCATAATCACGCAGTGGTGCGAAGGCAGCAGCCTCTACCGCCACCTGCACGTCACTGAGACCAAATTCGACACCATGAGGCGCATCGACGTGGCGCGCCAGACGGCCCAGGGCATGGA ctaCCTTCACGCCAAGAACATCATTCATCGGGATCTGAAATCTAACA ATATCTTCCTGCACGAGGGTTGGACGGTGAAGATCGGCGACTTCGGCTTGGCCACGGTGAAGTATCGCTGGACCGGCTCGCAGCAGGTGGAGCAGCCCAGTGGATCCATACTGTGGATG GCTCCCGAGGTGATCCGCATGCAGGACCCGAACCCTTACACCTTCCAGTCAGATGTGTACGGCTACGGCGTGGTGCTGTACGAGCTCATGTCCGGCACGCTGCCTTACTCCAATATCAACAACCGCGACCAG atCATTTTCATGGTGGGTCGAGGCTACCTGTCACCAGACCTCAGCAAGCTGTACAGTAACTGTCCAAAGTCCATGAAACGTCTCATTATCGACTGTCTGAAATTCAAACAGGATGAAAGGCCGCTCTTCCCTCAG ATCCTGGTGTCCATCGAGCAGGTGCAGGATCTCTTGCCCAAGATCGAGCGCAGCGCCTCGGAGCCGTCGCTGCACCGCGCCGTTCACGCTGAGGACCTGAACCCGCTGCTGCTGCACACCACACGGTTCCTGCCTCTGTGA
- the LOC128509121 gene encoding ubiquitin carboxyl-terminal hydrolase 30-like isoform X2 yields the protein MSWCGPEATDELLREFLRIRSSARNRMMKNWGVIGGIAAAMAVGVYVLWGPSADRKKRRRGMVPGLMNLGNTCFLNALLQGLATCPSLISWLQDFTTNSSSCLSGMECGETEEQTETQTEAQTETRTETQTDNRVSKTLLQLLSALSSPDPGEDDVLDAGCLLEALRLYRWHISSFEEQDAHELFHVLTSTLEEERERQPRVTHLFDMETLEKSAETSENPASCWSRGPLHPVPSLWRTQHPFHGRLTSYMACKRCERQSPVRYDSFESLSLSIPAVQWGRPVTLDQCLQHFISSETIKEVECENCTKQAKTEDSHVPESQRTTFVKQLKLGKLPQCLCIHLQRLTWSPEGAPIKRHEHVQFSEYLSMDRYKHRSTTQKTSRSKKHTAEEPRDQNGVDPEHHNNNKPLSNGSISSAFLRPGALGPQLDLVHDFSSAEYLFRLTAVLVHHGDTHSGHFVTYRRGPASFSPQWLWVSDESVRKASLQEVLSSSAYLLFYERVRK from the exons ATGTCTTGGTGCGGACCTGAGGCCACAGACGAGCTGCTTCGCGAGTTTCTCCGCATACGGTCCTCTGCCAG AAACAGGATGATGAAGAACTGGGGTGTGATCGGAGGCATCGCCGCTGCCATGGCGGTCGGGGTGTACGTCCTCTGGGGTCCAAGCGCAGACAGGAAGAAAAGGAGGCGAG gcatggTGCCGGGGTTGATGAACTTGGGAAACACATGCTTTCTGAACGCACTGCTGCAGGGTCTGGCTACGTGTCCTTCGCTCATCAGCTGGCTCCAGGACTTCACCACAAACAGCAGCTCCTGTCTCTCTGGCATGGAGTGTGGCGAGACGGAAGAGCAGACAGAAACGCAGACAGAAGCTCAGACAGAAACTCGGACAGAAACGCAGACAGACAACAGAGTTTCCAAAACACTACTACAGCTGCTTTCAG CTCTGTCCAGTCCTGACCCTGGAGAAGACGATGTTTTGGATGCAGGGTGTCTCTTAGAAGCTCTTCGTCTGTACAGGTGGCACATCAGCTCATTCGAGGAACAG GATGCTCACGAGCTTTTCCACGTCCTCACGTCGACTCTGGAGGAGGAGCGCGAGCGACAGCCCAGAGTCACTCACCTGTTTGACATGGAGACGCTGGAG AAATCAGCAGAGACGAGTGAAAACCCTGCCAGCTGTTGGAGTCGAG GTCCTCTGCACCCCGTTCCCAGCCTTTGGAGGACACAGCACCCGTTCCATGGACGCCTGACCAGCTACATGGCCTGCAAACGCTGCGAGCGCCAG AGTCCAGTGCGTTACGATTCATTCGAAAGCCTCTCGCTGTCCATTCCTGCTGTGCAGTGG GGTCGGCCGGTCACTCTGGATCAGTGTCTTCAGCACTTCATCTCCTCAGAAACGATTAAAGAGGTGGAGTGTGAGAACTGCACCAAG CAGGCCAAGACTGAGGACAGTCACGTCCCGGAGAGCCAGAGGACGACATTCGTGAAGCAGCTTAAACTCGGGAAG ctacCCCAGTGTTTGTGTATTCACCTTCAGAGACTCACCTGGTCTCCCGAGGGCGCTCCTATTAAGAGACATGAGCACGTTCAGTTCTCAGAATACCTCAGCATGGACCGTTATAAACACCGCAGCACCACACAGAAAACCAGCAGGAGCAAAAAACACACAGCGGAGGAACCGCGTGACCAAAATGGAGTCG ACCCAGAGCATCATAACAACAACAAGCCGTTGTCGAATGGCAGCATCTCCTCTGCATTCCTCCGTCCAGGAGCACTCGGGCCTCAGCTCGACCTCGTGCATGACTTTAG CTCGGCGGAGTACCTGTTCCGGCTGACGGCGGTGCTCGTGCACCACGGCGACACGCACTCAGGTCACTTCGTCACATACCGCCGCGGCCCGGCGTCCTTTAGCCCGCAGTGGCTCTGGGTTTCAGATGAGTCGGTGCGTAAGGCCAGTCTGCAGGAAGTGCTCTCGTCCAGTGCGTACCTGCTGTTCTATGAGCGAGTACGCAAGTGA
- the LOC128509121 gene encoding ubiquitin carboxyl-terminal hydrolase 30-like isoform X1, which yields MSWCGPEATDELLREFLRIRSSARNRMMKNWGVIGGIAAAMAVGVYVLWGPSADRKKRRRGMVPGLMNLGNTCFLNALLQGLATCPSLISWLQDFTTNSSSCLSGMECGETEEQTETQTEAQTETRTETQTDNRVSKTLLQLLSALSSPDPGEDDVLDAGCLLEALRLYRWHISSFEEQDAHELFHVLTSTLEEERERQPRVTHLFDMETLEKSAETSENPASCWSRGPLHPVPSLWRTQHPFHGRLTSYMACKRCERQSPVRYDSFESLSLSIPAVQWGRPVTLDQCLQHFISSETIKEVECENCTKKQAKTEDSHVPESQRTTFVKQLKLGKLPQCLCIHLQRLTWSPEGAPIKRHEHVQFSEYLSMDRYKHRSTTQKTSRSKKHTAEEPRDQNGVDPEHHNNNKPLSNGSISSAFLRPGALGPQLDLVHDFSSAEYLFRLTAVLVHHGDTHSGHFVTYRRGPASFSPQWLWVSDESVRKASLQEVLSSSAYLLFYERVRK from the exons ATGTCTTGGTGCGGACCTGAGGCCACAGACGAGCTGCTTCGCGAGTTTCTCCGCATACGGTCCTCTGCCAG AAACAGGATGATGAAGAACTGGGGTGTGATCGGAGGCATCGCCGCTGCCATGGCGGTCGGGGTGTACGTCCTCTGGGGTCCAAGCGCAGACAGGAAGAAAAGGAGGCGAG gcatggTGCCGGGGTTGATGAACTTGGGAAACACATGCTTTCTGAACGCACTGCTGCAGGGTCTGGCTACGTGTCCTTCGCTCATCAGCTGGCTCCAGGACTTCACCACAAACAGCAGCTCCTGTCTCTCTGGCATGGAGTGTGGCGAGACGGAAGAGCAGACAGAAACGCAGACAGAAGCTCAGACAGAAACTCGGACAGAAACGCAGACAGACAACAGAGTTTCCAAAACACTACTACAGCTGCTTTCAG CTCTGTCCAGTCCTGACCCTGGAGAAGACGATGTTTTGGATGCAGGGTGTCTCTTAGAAGCTCTTCGTCTGTACAGGTGGCACATCAGCTCATTCGAGGAACAG GATGCTCACGAGCTTTTCCACGTCCTCACGTCGACTCTGGAGGAGGAGCGCGAGCGACAGCCCAGAGTCACTCACCTGTTTGACATGGAGACGCTGGAG AAATCAGCAGAGACGAGTGAAAACCCTGCCAGCTGTTGGAGTCGAG GTCCTCTGCACCCCGTTCCCAGCCTTTGGAGGACACAGCACCCGTTCCATGGACGCCTGACCAGCTACATGGCCTGCAAACGCTGCGAGCGCCAG AGTCCAGTGCGTTACGATTCATTCGAAAGCCTCTCGCTGTCCATTCCTGCTGTGCAGTGG GGTCGGCCGGTCACTCTGGATCAGTGTCTTCAGCACTTCATCTCCTCAGAAACGATTAAAGAGGTGGAGTGTGAGAACTGCACCAAG AAGCAGGCCAAGACTGAGGACAGTCACGTCCCGGAGAGCCAGAGGACGACATTCGTGAAGCAGCTTAAACTCGGGAAG ctacCCCAGTGTTTGTGTATTCACCTTCAGAGACTCACCTGGTCTCCCGAGGGCGCTCCTATTAAGAGACATGAGCACGTTCAGTTCTCAGAATACCTCAGCATGGACCGTTATAAACACCGCAGCACCACACAGAAAACCAGCAGGAGCAAAAAACACACAGCGGAGGAACCGCGTGACCAAAATGGAGTCG ACCCAGAGCATCATAACAACAACAAGCCGTTGTCGAATGGCAGCATCTCCTCTGCATTCCTCCGTCCAGGAGCACTCGGGCCTCAGCTCGACCTCGTGCATGACTTTAG CTCGGCGGAGTACCTGTTCCGGCTGACGGCGGTGCTCGTGCACCACGGCGACACGCACTCAGGTCACTTCGTCACATACCGCCGCGGCCCGGCGTCCTTTAGCCCGCAGTGGCTCTGGGTTTCAGATGAGTCGGTGCGTAAGGCCAGTCTGCAGGAAGTGCTCTCGTCCAGTGCGTACCTGCTGTTCTATGAGCGAGTACGCAAGTGA